A window from Betta splendens chromosome 1, fBetSpl5.4, whole genome shotgun sequence encodes these proteins:
- the b3gntl1 gene encoding UDP-GlcNAc:betaGal beta-1,3-N-acetylglucosaminyltransferase-like protein 1 isoform X4, giving the protein MPTWFCSRSWFSEVGPFDEGGKGVPEDLLFFYQSLRQGGGLFRVDQCLLVYRYHEKAATHSVTEDTIWKLRVDFLQERVLSQWESFTIWNAGKQGRKLYRCLSPTNQKKVKAFCDVDENKIQKGFYTYEDSEERPKPKIPVVHYKDAAAPFIICVKLDMTGGVLEQNLNSLQLKEGIDYFHFN; this is encoded by the exons ATGCCAACATGGTTCTGTTCGAGAAGCTGGTTCTCTGAGGTCGGACCGTTTGATGAGGGAGGCAAG GGTGTTCCAGAGGATCTACTCTTCTTCTACCAGAGTCTCCGTCAGGGAGGGGGCCTGTTCAGAGTGGACCAGTGCTTGCTGGTCTATCGTTACCATGAGAAGGCCGCCACGCATTCTGTGACTGA GGACACTATTTGGAAACTGCGTGTAGATTTCCTTCAGGAGAGAGTCCTCAGCCAATGGGAAAGCTTCACCATATGGAATGCTGGGAAACAGGGTCGTAAGCTGTACCGGTGCTTGAGCCCAACCAATCAGAAGAAA GTCAAAGCTTTCTGTGATGTGGACGAGAACAAGATCCAGAAAGGCTTTTATACCTACGAGGACTCCGAG GAGAGACCTAAGCCAAAGATCCCAGTCGTTCACTATAAAGACGCCGCGGCgcccttcatcatctgtgttAAACTG GACATGACAGGAGGCGTTCTGGAGCAAAACCTCAACTCTTTGCAGTTGAAAGAAGGAATAGATTACTTCCATTTCAACTGA